Proteins encoded together in one Lathyrus oleraceus cultivar Zhongwan6 chromosome 5, CAAS_Psat_ZW6_1.0, whole genome shotgun sequence window:
- the LOC127080671 gene encoding uncharacterized protein LOC127080671, with product MSVRKAKKTVVIGPSKPWSKVEIKKRKARDDSESEEDVEEDVPDISPMKKTTVRKSPVKVPAVHLDNISFHLEDEAAKWKFVIQRRVVVERELGKDVADVKEVMNLIQAVGLLKTVAGFSQCYEGLVKEFIVNIPEDISDKNNKEFCKGYVRGKCITFFPTVINNFLGRNNEGAGELEVIDNHVCREITAKQVKVWPFKKHLPAGKLTIKYANLHKIGAANWVPTNHISTIANTLGRFIFVVGSKVKFDYGRYMFNQIIKHATTNAVKLPIAFPFMIGGIILNQHPGILCSNDLPSRRKPALFVHYKLFEGSHVEDIVMTFAMRRPILKVGAIAKLNETCKELGEGIRVATTRKQSLDVLIESLEQTEGENVEHANVSHEEEAEAHTSNERSTNNDDASGNSASGATEEAINSSSTE from the coding sequence ATGTCAGTTAGAAAAGCTAAAAAGACTGTTGTCATTGGTCCCTCCAAACCGTGGAGCAAGGTTGAAATAAAGAAGAGGAAGGCCAGAGATGATTCTGAGTCTGAAgaggatgttgaggaagatgtccctgacatctcgCCTATGAAGAAAACTACTGTTAGGAAGTCTCCTGTTAAAGTACCTGCTGTTCATTTGGATAACATCTCCTTCCATCTTGAGGATGAAGCTGCTaagtggaaatttgtgattcaGAGAAGGGTAGTTGTGGAAAGGGAATTGGGAAAAGATGTTGCTGATGTCAAGGAGGTCATGAACCTAATACAAGCTGTTGGGCTTTTGAAGACTGTTGCTGGGTTCTCTCAATGCTACGAAGGTTTAGTCAAGGAATTTATTGTTAATATTCCTGAGGATATTTCTGATAAGAACAACAAGGAGTTCTGCAAGGGGTATGTGAGGGGTAAGTGTATAACATTCTTTCCTACTGTTATTAATAATTTTCTAGGCAGAAATAATGAGGGTGCAGGAGAATTAGAGGTTATAGACAATCATGTCTGTAGGGAGATTACAGCTAAGCAGGTGAAAGTTTGGCCTTttaaaaagcatcttcctgctgGGAAGTTGACTATCAAGTATGCTAATCTGCATAAAATAGGAGCTGCTAACTGGGTCCCTACCAACCATATCTCCACCATTGCTAATACTCTTGGGAGGTTTATTTTTGTTGTTGGGTCAAAAGTAAAATTTGACTATGGTAGATATATGTTTAATCAAATCATCAAGCATGCAACTACTAATGCAGTTAAGTTGCCAATTGCTTTTCCCTTTATGATCGGTGGAATTATCTTGAATCAACATCCTGGTATTCTGTGCTCAAATGATTTACCTAGTAGGAGAAAACCAGCTCTGTTTGTGCACTACAAACTctttgaaggcagtcatgtcgagGATATTGTCATGACATTTGCCATGAGGAGGCCAATCTTAAAAGTTGGAGCAATTGCTAAGCTTAATGAGACATGCAAAGAGCTAGGTGAAGGGATTAGGGTAGCCACAACTAGAAAACAATCTTTGGATGTCTTGATTGAAAGCTTGGAGCAGACTGAGGGTGAAAATGTTGAACATGCTAATGTCAGCCATGAAGAAGAAGCTGAAGCTCACACCTCTAATGAGAGGTCTACTAACAATGATGATGCGAGTGGCAATTCTGCTTCTGGTGCTACTGAAGAGGCTATAAACTCAAGCTCTACTGAGTAG